A part of Desulfobulbaceae bacterium DB1 genomic DNA contains:
- a CDS encoding cell filamentation protein Fic, which produces MDLNFENAVNYHYDKFPPQNLDYGQFVEPLIKATDAVARYDQMLKNMHNSEILLAPLRNQEAVISSRMEGTISTMDEILKYEADYDTETGNTVGVRSEVIETILYQRALIATQKAMEDGYPLSQSLVKGIHQRLLSFGRGATKSPGELKNEQNYLADKLKKEILFVPISPEKLQEGLDKLFQYIDQSTHPSLIKTGITHIEFEALHPFKDGNGRIGRMLITLMLWASGTISAPHFYISGYLEDNKDIYIDTMKRVSAYGEWENWCSFFLKAVEQQAIKNLAIAENIRSLYEEMKTIFSDALSSKWSVNALDFVFTNPVFRNNKFTTHSGIPAASAARFTRVLLEKSLLRTIEEASGRRPALYSFEPLMKLVRV; this is translated from the coding sequence ATGGATCTCAATTTTGAAAACGCTGTCAACTATCATTATGACAAATTTCCTCCGCAAAACTTGGATTATGGTCAATTCGTAGAGCCACTAATAAAAGCAACTGATGCTGTAGCTCGTTATGACCAAATGTTAAAAAATATGCATAATAGCGAAATATTGCTCGCTCCTTTGCGTAATCAAGAAGCTGTAATCTCCTCAAGAATGGAAGGCACAATAAGTACCATGGATGAAATTCTTAAATATGAGGCTGACTATGATACTGAAACCGGGAATACAGTAGGTGTAAGGTCAGAAGTTATCGAAACAATTCTCTATCAAAGAGCTTTGATAGCAACACAAAAAGCGATGGAGGATGGCTATCCATTGTCCCAATCACTGGTAAAAGGTATTCATCAACGACTGTTATCGTTTGGGCGAGGCGCTACAAAATCTCCAGGTGAGTTAAAGAATGAACAAAATTATTTAGCAGATAAATTAAAGAAAGAAATATTGTTTGTCCCGATTTCTCCAGAAAAACTACAGGAAGGATTAGATAAATTATTTCAATATATAGATCAAAGCACGCATCCATCGTTAATAAAAACTGGTATTACTCATATTGAATTCGAGGCACTACATCCGTTTAAAGATGGTAATGGGAGAATTGGTCGAATGCTGATCACCTTAATGCTCTGGGCTTCTGGAACAATATCTGCGCCTCATTTTTATATAAGTGGATACCTGGAAGACAATAAAGACATTTATATTGATACAATGAAAAGAGTGTCAGCGTATGGCGAGTGGGAAAATTGGTGCTCTTTTTTTCTAAAAGCCGTTGAACAGCAGGCTATTAAGAATCTGGCCATTGCTGAAAATATACGATCTCTTTACGAAGAAATGAAAACTATTTTTTCAGATGCCCTTTCTTCCAAATGGAGTGTTAATGCATTGGATTTTGTGTTTACAAATCCAGTATTTAGAAACAACAAATTTACAACGCATAGTGGCATCCCTGCCGCAAGTGCCGCAAGATTCACAAGAGTATTATTGGAGAAG